A window from Streptomyces sp. NBC_00271 encodes these proteins:
- a CDS encoding TetR/AcrR family transcriptional regulator, whose protein sequence is MSHQHAPSARETPAKPLRRDAQRNRDAIMAAARAAFSEQGLGASLEGVAREAGVAIGTLYRHFPTRLDLVETLFNAKYTELLTTAEEAAAMDDAWEGFCRYLEKLCQLQACDRAFNDLVSARLPLHVAGREMYERAKELCIQIMRNAQEQGVLRGDVTAQDIAFVIWSQAGIIRATRTIAPQAWRRHLHLMLDAFRTEGAHELPEPPLTSQQVDQTLVTLECTEEDCREQS, encoded by the coding sequence ATGAGCCACCAGCACGCCCCGTCCGCGAGGGAGACACCGGCGAAACCCCTGCGCCGTGACGCACAGCGCAACAGGGACGCGATCATGGCCGCCGCCCGCGCGGCCTTCTCCGAGCAGGGCCTCGGGGCGTCCCTGGAGGGCGTCGCCCGCGAGGCCGGCGTCGCGATCGGCACGCTCTACCGCCACTTCCCCACCCGGCTCGACCTGGTCGAAACACTCTTCAACGCGAAGTACACGGAACTGCTCACCACCGCGGAAGAAGCCGCGGCCATGGACGACGCCTGGGAGGGGTTCTGCCGCTACCTGGAGAAACTCTGCCAGCTGCAGGCCTGCGACCGCGCCTTCAACGACCTGGTCTCGGCACGGCTGCCCCTTCACGTGGCCGGCCGCGAGATGTACGAACGCGCCAAGGAACTCTGCATCCAGATCATGCGCAACGCCCAGGAACAGGGCGTCCTGCGCGGCGACGTCACCGCGCAGGACATCGCCTTCGTGATCTGGTCCCAGGCCGGGATCATCCGGGCCACACGCACCATCGCCCCCCAGGCCTGGCGCCGCCACCTCCACCTGATGCTCGACGCCTTCCGCACCGAGGGCGCCCACGAACTGCCCGAACCTCCTCTGACCAGCCAGCAGGTCGACCAGACCCTCGTCACTCTCGAGTGCACCGAAGAGGACTGCCGCGAGCAGTCCTGA
- a CDS encoding TerD family protein — MSPSRGRESAGSGLSKGIQKVEVTIKWDPSPAGQPPTNLDLVAAAYAAGDPYGDPVYAVHFGSRSPDSTMHLNRTSNDGAGFGWDEVMTLELGRLADRYARVVVGVVIQQRPVHRTFAGVLNPALRIREGYTVLDEDDFSGVLEATAVTVAEFVRDESGSWTFRAGIRGIEAFDGGTASFTAVMGRMRER; from the coding sequence CTGTCCCCGTCCCGGGGTCGGGAGAGCGCCGGGAGCGGTCTCTCGAAGGGAATCCAGAAGGTCGAAGTCACCATCAAGTGGGACCCGAGTCCCGCAGGACAACCGCCCACCAACCTGGACCTCGTCGCGGCGGCTTACGCGGCGGGCGATCCGTATGGTGATCCGGTGTACGCGGTGCACTTCGGCAGCCGCTCCCCGGACAGCACGATGCACTTGAACCGGACCAGCAACGACGGCGCGGGCTTCGGATGGGATGAGGTGATGACCCTGGAGCTCGGCCGGCTCGCCGACCGGTATGCGCGCGTGGTGGTCGGCGTCGTCATCCAGCAGCGTCCCGTGCACCGCACCTTCGCCGGCGTGCTCAACCCGGCCCTGCGCATCCGCGAGGGATACACGGTCCTGGACGAGGACGACTTCAGCGGCGTCCTGGAGGCGACGGCGGTCACGGTCGCGGAGTTCGTGCGCGACGAATCGGGTTCATGGACTTTCCGCGCCGGTATCCGCGGCATCGAGGCTTTCGACGGCGGCACGGCTTCCTTCACGGCAGTGATGGGCAGGATGCGCGAACGCTGA
- a CDS encoding AAA family ATPase has translation MTAEDWWIYRGPGARDDRRAKLAAECPPWRTFDGETDPGYDFPDRDSAAWRETLRRGADHVPDTAEANAVNTALYLRRPLLVTGKPGVGKSSLAYSIAADLGLGPVLHWPITSRSTLRDGLYQYDAIGRLHEANLRHLRGQNPDPDGEGPSIAPYLRLGPLGTALLPREQPRVLLVDEIDKSDIDLPGDLLTVFEEGTYDIPELARVAGQEPEVRVGTHDDPEARVHVRRGLVRCRSFPVIVLTSNGERDFPPPFLRRCIRLYMEQPGEEKLVQIVRRRLRLDTAEADRQRGLVEQFLQRRLDGDLATDQLLNAVQLRLRGAWPDTAGEGEFLDAVLQRLTGPTTGQGPL, from the coding sequence ATGACGGCGGAGGACTGGTGGATCTACCGAGGCCCTGGAGCCCGTGACGACCGGCGGGCGAAGCTCGCGGCCGAGTGTCCTCCTTGGCGCACCTTCGACGGCGAGACGGATCCCGGGTACGACTTCCCGGACCGCGACAGCGCGGCCTGGAGGGAGACCCTACGGCGGGGAGCCGACCACGTTCCGGACACGGCGGAGGCGAACGCGGTCAACACCGCTCTGTATCTGCGCCGTCCGCTGCTGGTGACCGGAAAACCGGGAGTGGGGAAGTCCTCCCTCGCCTACAGCATCGCCGCGGATCTGGGGCTCGGCCCCGTGCTGCACTGGCCCATCACCAGCCGGAGCACGCTGCGCGACGGGCTCTACCAGTACGACGCCATCGGACGGCTCCACGAGGCCAACCTGCGGCATCTGCGGGGGCAGAACCCGGACCCCGACGGCGAGGGCCCCTCGATCGCGCCCTACCTCCGCCTCGGCCCCCTGGGCACCGCCCTGCTGCCTCGCGAGCAGCCCCGGGTGCTGCTCGTGGACGAGATCGACAAGAGCGACATCGACCTGCCCGGTGACCTGCTGACCGTCTTCGAAGAAGGCACCTACGACATTCCCGAGCTGGCCCGGGTCGCCGGTCAGGAACCCGAGGTGCGGGTCGGCACGCACGACGACCCCGAGGCTCGGGTCCACGTACGGCGGGGCCTCGTACGGTGCCGGTCGTTCCCCGTCATCGTCCTCACCAGCAACGGGGAACGGGATTTCCCGCCACCGTTCCTGCGCCGCTGCATCCGGCTCTACATGGAACAGCCCGGCGAGGAGAAACTGGTGCAGATCGTCCGGCGGCGCCTGAGGCTGGACACCGCTGAGGCCGACCGCCAGCGAGGGCTCGTCGAGCAGTTCCTGCAACGGCGACTCGACGGCGATCTCGCCACCGACCAGCTCCTCAACGCCGTACAGCTGCGGCTGCGCGGGGCCTGGCCCGACACCGCCGGCGAGGGGGAGTTCCTCGACGCGGTCCTGCAACGCCTCACCGGTCCCACCACCGGTCAGGGACCCTTGTGA
- a CDS encoding VMAP-C domain-containing protein, with translation MSTADVMEPVDPRRMFALVVGIESYAISHRWDLPGAARDAVRFADWLTAGGVPEEQVHVLVSPLDRTAAGLPDSDGPAPTRDHVERLLFKELPACDGDLLWIYWAGHGYLDHAHQLLLPYADATRDWTSHLNLEAALRWWKGSGPMAARFRRQIAIGDACRVDARLARKLSFGVAEYGARPPDPDRLQFTLYASRVGELAQNLPDSGAGQFTDALIRRLRETSPQTSVRELVPIVRTVQADLLEMRSRGLAWQQPQFVVDRDWTGSTFLGDSRHTDDRPTGGTPTHSAACLDQRAWDELAPLLHLPRLPSHTYDAYRWAFEITDCAHPARRGLPTAELAGITHDLDARQGRPGMPLVLPFMRYLAAHCTDSVWAQQVLVWIESARTRLGMSPVPVPPRADPEQVGLHVRFEEDTERDGAYWVRMWLYRNEGFETLWESDQPLDPAGTRRALARLLDETHACDVRRIEFHVPLGLLAEPFESWRLPIGRRRKPVELGQTFEVVVRCPQERDGLAGALWLRKWQWLKAHGGTDPQAVRELRDEGVSVELGTILQAAESPVCVLADVSGPRLTETIEAVLDAGVPIAVWHRDGGEPGRIAAILAEQWDPEELNVRRLPFLVWQSRIPNAASTARTGRTSAARLALMWDDPERVPERRALS, from the coding sequence GTGAGCACGGCCGATGTCATGGAACCAGTCGATCCGCGCAGGATGTTCGCCCTGGTGGTCGGCATCGAGTCCTACGCGATCAGCCACAGGTGGGATCTGCCCGGCGCGGCGCGGGACGCCGTGCGCTTCGCGGACTGGCTGACGGCCGGCGGCGTGCCCGAGGAGCAGGTCCATGTCCTGGTGTCTCCCCTGGACCGGACCGCGGCGGGCCTGCCGGACTCCGACGGCCCGGCGCCGACACGCGATCACGTCGAGCGTCTGCTGTTCAAGGAACTGCCCGCGTGCGACGGGGACCTGCTGTGGATCTACTGGGCCGGACACGGCTACCTGGACCACGCCCACCAACTGCTCCTGCCGTACGCCGACGCCACCCGGGACTGGACGTCCCATCTCAATCTCGAGGCCGCGCTTCGCTGGTGGAAGGGATCGGGTCCCATGGCGGCCCGCTTCCGCCGGCAGATAGCGATCGGCGACGCGTGCCGAGTGGACGCCCGTCTCGCCCGGAAGCTCTCCTTCGGGGTGGCGGAGTACGGCGCCCGTCCCCCGGACCCTGACCGGCTCCAGTTCACGCTGTACGCCTCCCGGGTCGGCGAACTCGCCCAGAATCTGCCGGACAGCGGAGCCGGGCAGTTCACCGACGCGCTCATCCGCCGGCTCCGGGAGACCTCGCCGCAGACGAGCGTGCGTGAGCTCGTTCCGATCGTCCGGACCGTGCAGGCCGACCTCTTGGAGATGCGCTCCCGCGGACTGGCGTGGCAGCAGCCCCAGTTCGTCGTCGACCGGGACTGGACCGGCTCCACCTTCCTCGGCGACAGCCGGCACACGGACGACCGGCCGACGGGCGGCACGCCGACACACAGCGCAGCCTGCCTCGACCAGCGAGCGTGGGACGAATTGGCGCCGCTGCTCCACCTGCCCCGCCTTCCCTCCCACACGTACGACGCCTACCGCTGGGCGTTCGAGATCACCGACTGCGCCCATCCCGCCCGACGTGGCCTGCCGACCGCCGAGTTGGCGGGCATCACGCACGACCTCGATGCACGCCAGGGCCGACCGGGCATGCCCCTGGTGCTGCCGTTCATGAGGTATCTCGCCGCCCACTGCACGGACAGCGTGTGGGCGCAGCAGGTCCTCGTCTGGATCGAGTCGGCCCGTACGCGGCTGGGCATGTCCCCGGTCCCGGTCCCTCCCCGAGCCGACCCCGAGCAGGTCGGCCTGCATGTGCGGTTCGAGGAGGACACAGAACGGGATGGCGCCTACTGGGTGCGGATGTGGCTCTACCGCAACGAGGGTTTCGAGACGCTCTGGGAGTCGGACCAGCCACTGGACCCGGCCGGGACCCGGCGGGCGCTGGCCCGTCTCCTGGACGAGACGCACGCGTGCGACGTGCGACGTATCGAGTTCCATGTACCGCTCGGTCTGCTGGCCGAGCCGTTCGAATCCTGGCGGCTGCCCATCGGCAGGCGCCGCAAACCCGTCGAGCTCGGCCAGACGTTCGAGGTCGTGGTGCGTTGCCCGCAAGAGCGGGACGGCCTGGCCGGGGCGCTCTGGCTTCGCAAGTGGCAGTGGCTGAAGGCTCATGGCGGAACGGATCCGCAGGCGGTGAGGGAACTGCGGGACGAGGGCGTGTCCGTGGAACTCGGCACCATACTCCAGGCCGCCGAGTCCCCCGTCTGTGTACTGGCCGACGTCTCCGGGCCGCGTCTGACGGAGACGATCGAAGCAGTGCTCGACGCCGGCGTTCCGATCGCCGTGTGGCACCGGGACGGCGGTGAACCCGGTCGCATCGCCGCGATCCTCGCCGAACAGTGGGACCCGGAGGAACTGAACGTCCGACGGCTGCCCTTCCTGGTGTGGCAGTCCAGGATCCCGAACGCGGCTTCCACCGCGCGGACAGGACGTACGTCCGCCGCCCGTCTTGCGTTGATGTGGGACGACCCTGAACGTGTACCCGAAAGGCGGGCATTGTCATGA
- a CDS encoding VOC family protein: MTSQLFAICFNATRPSGLARFWSGVLGWELADGPDDGVAILPPDADGFRIRFLPSQEPKTGQNRAHFDLTSTSPEDQQQTVARALELGGTHIDVGQLPEEGHVVLADPDGNEFCVIEAGNKFLADTGVIGALACDGTQEVGYFWSKALRWPLVWDQDQETAIQSPDGGTKITWGGPPVAPKTGTNRLYLELALPADADGEAEVERLISLGATRTGIGAGDGVRVLMLDPDGNEFSVQRPR; the protein is encoded by the coding sequence ATGACCAGTCAACTGTTCGCGATCTGCTTCAACGCGACCCGGCCGTCGGGCCTGGCGCGCTTCTGGTCCGGGGTCCTGGGCTGGGAGTTGGCCGACGGTCCGGACGACGGCGTCGCGATCCTGCCCCCTGATGCCGACGGGTTCCGCATCCGTTTCCTGCCGAGCCAGGAGCCGAAGACCGGCCAGAACCGGGCACACTTCGACCTGACGAGCACCTCCCCGGAGGACCAGCAGCAGACGGTGGCCAGGGCACTGGAACTCGGCGGGACACACATCGACGTGGGCCAACTCCCGGAAGAAGGACATGTGGTGCTCGCCGATCCGGACGGCAACGAGTTCTGCGTGATCGAGGCGGGCAACAAGTTCCTCGCCGACACCGGTGTCATCGGAGCGCTGGCCTGCGACGGTACGCAGGAGGTCGGCTACTTCTGGAGCAAGGCGCTGCGGTGGCCGCTGGTCTGGGACCAGGACCAGGAGACCGCGATCCAATCGCCGGACGGCGGTACGAAGATCACCTGGGGTGGTCCTCCGGTGGCGCCGAAGACAGGCACGAACAGGCTGTACTTGGAGCTGGCGCTCCCCGCCGACGCCGACGGGGAGGCGGAGGTCGAGCGCCTGATCTCGCTCGGTGCGACGCGCACCGGCATCGGCGCGGGCGACGGCGTCCGGGTGCTGATGCTCGACCCCGACGGCAACGAGTTCTCCGTACAAAGGCCCCGGTAG